A single Mangrovimonas sp. YM274 DNA region contains:
- a CDS encoding glycosyltransferase, with the protein MEDKLQKKVLIVTDWFLPGYKAGGPIQSINNLLAKLGKEYQFTILTSNKDLGDTLPYPNIEYNRILDKGRYRIMYLDEAHQNYSFYRSILNNESFDLVYLNSLFSFKFSILPLRAALRANVKVILAPRGMLGKGALKIKPLKKQVFLKGFKMLGWHKKIVWHATAVSEQQEIFRNFGNGIRCKIASNLPQRSLDYAPRAKEKGDLKLFYLSRIHPKKNLLGALRLLKGIDSRTFVEYTIIGPVDDPAYWKECQEEIKKMPSNIKVEYVGAVPHANLQNVLNNQHALLLPTFNENYGHVIVESWQNGCLTIISDQTPWRDLNTTEIGWDIPLDSIGEFKRVIEYCAQMSQEDFDKKSKKAFMFAKDYFDNPKILNANRELFNK; encoded by the coding sequence ATGGAAGACAAACTACAAAAGAAAGTTTTAATAGTTACAGATTGGTTTTTGCCAGGGTATAAAGCTGGCGGGCCGATACAGTCCATCAACAACTTATTGGCAAAATTGGGCAAGGAATATCAGTTTACCATTCTAACCTCAAATAAGGATTTGGGTGACACACTTCCATATCCGAATATTGAATATAATAGAATTTTGGATAAGGGTCGTTATAGGATTATGTACTTGGATGAAGCGCATCAAAACTATAGTTTTTATAGGTCAATTTTGAATAACGAGAGTTTCGATTTGGTGTATCTAAATTCTTTGTTTTCATTCAAGTTCTCAATTTTGCCGTTAAGGGCTGCCTTAAGGGCTAATGTTAAAGTAATTTTGGCTCCTCGAGGAATGTTGGGTAAGGGCGCTTTAAAAATTAAGCCCTTAAAGAAACAAGTTTTTCTGAAAGGTTTTAAAATGTTAGGCTGGCATAAAAAAATAGTATGGCATGCAACTGCCGTTAGCGAACAACAGGAGATTTTTCGAAATTTTGGAAATGGAATCCGTTGTAAAATAGCTTCAAATCTACCACAAAGATCATTAGATTATGCTCCAAGAGCCAAGGAAAAAGGGGATTTAAAGTTATTCTATCTATCTAGAATACATCCTAAGAAAAACTTGTTGGGGGCATTACGATTATTAAAAGGGATAGATTCTAGGACATTTGTGGAATATACTATTATTGGTCCAGTTGATGATCCTGCATATTGGAAGGAATGTCAAGAGGAAATAAAAAAGATGCCATCGAATATAAAAGTAGAATATGTCGGAGCAGTACCACATGCCAATTTGCAAAACGTATTAAATAATCAGCATGCCTTGTTGTTGCCTACTTTTAATGAGAACTACGGTCATGTTATTGTAGAATCCTGGCAAAATGGTTGTTTAACCATTATTTCAGACCAAACCCCTTGGAGGGATTTGAATACAACAGAGATTGGTTGGGATATTCCTTTGGATTCTATAGGTGAATTTAAAAGAGTTATTGAATATTGTGCTCAAATGTCCCAAGAGGATTTTGATAAGAAGTCAAAAAAAGCCTTTATGTTTGCAAAGGACTATTTTGACAATCCAAAAATATTAAATGCAAATAGAGAATTATTTAACAAATAA
- a CDS encoding glycosyltransferase family 1 protein: MSIHFVFRKKLPQYNSIEELFAVVVCHISKICKVSLAEVSHSGANLQTIVKNLKSHRAPERSITHITGDVHYMALVTGNRTVLTIHDVQSIIKGPWLKQQIIKLLWFWLPALCVKKITVISEFSKKELKKVIPFAASKIQVIYNPVNSQLCYTPKELNVRKPQILLLGTKPNKNLERTLKALKELNCTLLIIGLLSESQLSLLKAFEFEYNNKFNVSYQEIVDAYTKCDLVLFASTYEGFGMPIIEAQAIGRPVITSNMGAMKEVAGAGACLVNPNSVNSIREGVKRVLDDEAYRQNLIVSGLENVKRFQLDVIAEQYLALYQSL, encoded by the coding sequence ATGAGTATTCATTTTGTTTTTAGAAAAAAGTTACCACAATACAACAGTATAGAAGAGTTGTTTGCAGTTGTTGTATGCCATATTTCCAAAATATGTAAAGTGTCGTTGGCAGAAGTGTCTCATTCTGGAGCAAATTTACAGACGATTGTTAAAAATTTAAAATCTCATAGGGCTCCAGAGAGAAGTATCACTCATATTACAGGCGATGTGCATTATATGGCTTTGGTAACGGGAAACAGAACAGTGCTGACAATTCATGATGTTCAGTCAATTATAAAAGGGCCTTGGTTAAAGCAACAAATTATAAAATTGCTTTGGTTTTGGCTCCCAGCATTGTGTGTGAAAAAAATCACCGTGATATCAGAATTTTCCAAAAAGGAATTAAAAAAAGTCATCCCTTTTGCAGCTTCCAAAATCCAAGTGATTTATAACCCGGTAAATTCTCAGTTATGCTATACTCCGAAGGAATTAAATGTTCGGAAACCTCAAATTTTATTGTTAGGAACTAAACCCAATAAAAATTTGGAACGTACCCTAAAAGCTTTAAAAGAACTTAATTGTACTTTATTGATCATAGGGTTGCTCTCAGAGTCACAATTGAGTCTTTTGAAAGCTTTTGAATTTGAATATAATAATAAGTTTAATGTGTCATACCAGGAGATTGTGGATGCTTATACAAAATGTGATCTGGTGTTATTTGCTTCCACATATGAGGGGTTTGGGATGCCAATAATTGAAGCCCAGGCAATTGGTCGTCCAGTGATCACTTCAAACATGGGGGCGATGAAGGAAGTTGCTGGAGCAGGAGCTTGTTTAGTGAATCCTAATAGTGTGAACTCTATTCGTGAAGGAGTGAAAAGGGTCCTTGATGACGAGGCCTATAGACAAAATTTAATTGTTTCAGGATTAGAAAATGTTAAGAGGTTTCAGTTGGATGTAATTGCGGAGCAATACCTAGCTTTGTATCAAAGTTTATAA
- a CDS encoding sulfotransferase family 2 domain-containing protein, translated as MHLDDNIAIIFTHIPKCAGTSLRESIIVNNIESSLIYRSGSFKEILYYKNDFRYIIGHWPYGIENYCHINNPVRNRQKLHITFLREPIDHLISFFYFQKQQIGYSAYKHEIGDKSIVEFYESVPRALNLQTKFCAGVFYDQLFRRTSKAGAKIQLNKAKQNLIKRFDFVGQFENYTNDLELMAKTYNLKLDITHNNVTKTHKRIAIKDLSSKELNKLKELNSLDMELYKFASENFFSQR; from the coding sequence ATGCATTTAGATGATAATATCGCTATAATATTTACGCATATTCCAAAATGTGCAGGAACATCTCTAAGAGAGAGTATTATTGTAAATAATATAGAATCTTCTTTAATTTATCGATCAGGAAGTTTTAAAGAAATTTTATATTATAAAAATGATTTCAGGTATATCATAGGACATTGGCCATATGGTATAGAAAATTACTGTCATATTAATAACCCAGTTAGAAATAGGCAAAAGTTACATATAACATTTCTTAGGGAACCAATAGATCATTTAATTAGTTTCTTTTATTTTCAAAAACAACAAATTGGATATTCCGCTTACAAACATGAAATTGGTGATAAATCAATAGTTGAGTTTTATGAGAGTGTTCCAAGAGCATTAAATCTACAAACTAAATTTTGCGCAGGTGTTTTCTACGATCAATTATTCAGGAGGACGTCTAAGGCTGGGGCGAAGATTCAATTAAATAAAGCTAAACAAAACTTAATAAAAAGATTTGATTTCGTAGGCCAATTTGAAAATTATACTAATGATTTAGAGCTAATGGCTAAAACTTATAATTTAAAATTAGATATAACTCACAATAATGTAACTAAAACACATAAAAGAATAGCTATAAAAGATTTATCTTCAAAGGAACTCAATAAATTAAAAGAGTTAAATTCTTTAGATATGGAATTGTATAAATTTGCTTCTGAAAATTTCTTTAGTCAAAGATAA